The following coding sequences lie in one Nitrospirota bacterium genomic window:
- a CDS encoding CGNR zinc finger domain-containing protein, whose translation MRARQAKPPFLFVGNHLCLDFINTEMIVRGQRTNLLEEWTDLIAWLVRAKILSQAESNETVGRLDPEGGERLLGEAKEFRTTLREMAERIVARKPVSGSTVEAINRMLRRHPGYPQLVRVAGRFERRFQSETDGATRLLAPLAEAAADLLCSADLALVKKCRNAACILYFYDTTKNHARQWCSMGLCGNRMKVAAHYRRTRAKR comes from the coding sequence ATGCGCGCACGCCAGGCCAAGCCGCCGTTCCTGTTCGTGGGCAATCATCTGTGTCTAGATTTCATCAACACAGAGATGATTGTCCGAGGGCAACGGACGAACCTTCTTGAGGAGTGGACAGACCTAATCGCCTGGCTGGTCCGGGCGAAGATCCTGAGCCAGGCCGAGAGCAATGAGACGGTGGGACGGCTCGATCCTGAAGGTGGAGAGCGGCTGCTCGGCGAGGCGAAGGAGTTCCGGACGACCTTACGGGAGATGGCGGAGCGGATCGTGGCGAGGAAGCCGGTCTCCGGTTCGACGGTCGAGGCCATCAACCGGATGCTCCGCCGGCATCCCGGCTACCCGCAGCTCGTCCGCGTGGCCGGACGATTCGAGCGGCGGTTCCAGTCGGAGACCGACGGGGCGACCCGGCTGCTCGCCCCGCTCGCCGAAGCCGCGGCCGACCTGCTCTGCTCCGCGGACCTGGCGTTGGTCAAGAAGTGCCGCAACGCCGCCTGCATCCTCTACTTCTACGACACGACCAAGAACCACGCCCGCCAGTGGTGCAGCATGGGCCTCTGCGGCAACCGGATGAAGGTCGCCGCGCATTACCGGCGGACGCGAGCC